AGTCGTCGGAAGCATAAGCTTTTCGTGGAAGAAGGTTGTAGTAACTCGCCATATACAACCCTGCACCGGTCAACAACAGGGCAAAAGCAATCATAAAACGCAGTGCCGGACTTGGCTTATGGCTATTGTTATTCATGTTTTGATCATTCCTTCACGATGCCCTTTACCGCTTATTACCACAACAGAGCCGAGCCAGCAACCCAAGACGTGCCAAGTTAGAGCTTGTGTCTTGGCAGGCTTTGTTGCTTAGTTTAATCGGCGTTTTGTCATGCGTCGCTAAGCCTCTTTAATCAACGCCTGCTCAAGTAGTTTCAAATCACTGGCTAACCCGCCAGATCGCCGTATACCTTGCTCATGTCTTCCCGAGAAAAAGTAATCTTAGTGCTGTAGGCAGTAGTATCAAGCTCTTGTCCGATGGTGAAAAGCTGAAAGCGAAGGTTGCATTATCTACATTATCGATGCCACAAGTTTCCTTGGTCAGTGTAGGCCACCAAGGCATTAAAGGTCTGACGGCTAGCGGCACATAAAAAGGTTCTCCATTAAGCGGGCCGGTACCGGAAGGGTTGTCGGCACGCTGTCAATCGTTAATTGCCTCGATACCGAGCCGTTTAAGCTTGTCAAGATGATCTCGCATGTTTTTTAGCACCTCTGGAGAATGTCCCTGCCAGTCCAAAACCTCGCCCACTACTCGTAGTGGGTGTTTGGTTCGGTAGGACCTGGTTGGGTTCCCCGTAAACTTCTTATCCGTCAGATTGGGATCATCCTCAATAGGACCTGTAGGCTCCACACGATAGATTCTACCGGGTTTGTCGCCCACTGCCAGTTCCGCTCCCCACGTTGCCGCATCCAATGTCGCAGTCAGGTAGACGTAGTTGGCCTTCTTGCCCTCGCCAAAGTTAGAGCTATAGCCAGG
The DNA window shown above is from Bacillota bacterium and carries:
- the arr gene encoding NAD(+)--rifampin ADP-ribosyltransferase — its product is MKTERTPSRTLDPGPFYHGSKADLKVGDMLKPGYSSNFGEGKKANYVYLTATLDAATWGAELAVGDKPGRIYRVEPTGPIEDDPNLTDKKFTGNPTRSYRTKHPLRVVGEVLDWQGHSPEVLKNMRDHLDKLKRLGIEAIND